A region from the Salvelinus sp. IW2-2015 linkage group LG19, ASM291031v2, whole genome shotgun sequence genome encodes:
- the LOC111979672 gene encoding tyrosine-protein kinase Lyn-like has translation MGCKKSKLNAGLNGGVLDGKNRQPVRPDQTVNLRDRTSIKPSATRNSPPGGLLPGQVFMKMEEQSESGKIAIAIYPYDAIHAEDLGFKKGERLKVLEEHGEWWKARSLTTKKEGFIPSNYVAEANTMETEEWFFKDITRKDAERQLLAPANKAGSYLIRESETTKGSYSMSIRDVDAQGINAVKHYKIRTLDNGGFYISPKITFPDIGSMIKHYYKQSDGLCRKLEKPCDKPEAQKPWDKDAWEISKESIKMVKKLGAGQFGEVWMAFYNNTTKVAVKTLKPGTMSAEAFMEEANLMKTLQHDRLVRLYAVVTKIEPIYIITEYMSNGSLLDFLKSEAGCKVQLPKLIDFSAQIAEGMAYIEKKNYIHRDLRTANVLVSESLLCKIADFGLARVIEDDQYTAREGAKFPIKWTAPEAINYGSFTIKSDMWSFGVLLYEVITYGKIPYPGMSNGEVMTSVQKGYRMPRPGNCPNELYDIMTTCWKSKPDDRPTFDYIQSVLDDFYTATEGQYQQQQ, from the exons ATGGGTTGTAAAAAATCCAAGCTGAATGCCGGTCTGAATGGAGGTGTGCTTGATGGCAAGAACCGACAGCCAGTACGTCCCGATCAAACTGTAAATTTGAGAGATCGCACCTCCATTAAACCAAGTGCTACA CGTAACTCACCTCCTGGAGGACTCCTGCCTGGTCAGGTATTCATGAAAATGGAAG AGCAAAGCGAGTCTGGTAAAATAGCTATTGCAATATACCCATATGATGCAATACATGCAGAAGATTTGGGATTCAAGAAGGGCGAAAGGCTTAAGGTTCTTGAAGA GCATGGTGAATGGTGGAAGGCTAGGTCTCTGACCACTAAGAAAGAAGGGTTCATACCCTCCAATTATGTTGCCGAGGCCAACACCATGGAGACAGAGGA ATGGTTTTTCAAGGATATTACAAGGAAGGATGCAGAAAGACAACTTTTGGCCCCTGCAAACAAAGCAGGCTCTTACCTCATTCGTGAGAGTGAGACAACAAAAG GAAGTTATTCCATGTCTATCAGAGATGTGGATGCCCAGGGAATAAACGCTGTGAAACATTATAAGATCCGCACGCTGGATAATGGCGGCTTCTACATctctcctaaaatcacattccctgACATTGGCAGCATGATAAAACATTATTACA AACAATCAGATGGTCTCTGTCGAAAGCTGGAGAAGCCGTGTGATAAACCCGAAGCTCAGAAGCCATGGGACAAAGATGCCTGGGAGATCTCCAAGGAGTCCATCAAGATGGTGAAGAAACTGGGAGCAGGACAGTTTGGAGAAGTGTGGATGG CGTTCTACAACAACACGACCAAGGTGGCAGTGAAGACGCTGAAGCCAGGCACCATGTCAGCTGAGGCGTTCATGGAGGAGGCTAACCTGATGAAGACCCTGCAACACGACAGACTGGTGCGCCTCTACGCCGTCGTCACCAAGATCGAGCCTATCTACATCATCACAGAGTACATGTCCAATG GTAGCCTCTTAGATTTCTTAAAAAGTGAGGCGGGCTGCAAAGTACAGCTACCTAAGCTAATCGATTTTTCTGCACAG ATTGCAGAGGGCATGGCGTACATTGAGAAAAAGAACTACATCCACCGTGACCTGAGAACAGCCAAYGTCCTGGTGTCTGAGAGTTTGCTGTGTAAAATAGCTGACTTTGGCCTGGCCAGAGTCATTGAGGATGACCAGTATACAGCCAGAGAGG GAGCTAAGTTTCCCATCAAGTGGACAGCACCAGAGGCCATCAACTATGGCTCCTTCACTATCAAATCAGACATGTGGTCCTTCGGAGTCCTCCTGTATGAAGTCATTACCTATGGAAAAATACCTTACCCAG GGATGAGCAATGGTGAAGTGATGACATCAGTGCAGAAAGGTTATAGAATGCCCCGCCCTGGGAACTGTCCCAACGAGCTCTATGACATCATGACCACCTGCTGGAAGAGCAAGCCAGACGACAGGCCCACATTTGACTACATCCAGAGTGTCCTGGATGACTTTTACACCGCCACTGAGGGACAGTACCAACAGCAGCAGTAG
- the LOC111979710 gene encoding LOW QUALITY PROTEIN: uroporphyrinogen decarboxylase-like (The sequence of the model RefSeq protein was modified relative to this genomic sequence to represent the inferred CDS: deleted 1 base in 1 codon), whose amino-acid sequence MDKDDLILPKDFPKLKNDAFLLACRGQETPHVPVWCMRQAGRYLPEFRESRAGKDFFATCRSPAACCELTLQPLRRFPFDAAIIFSDILVIPQAMGMDVQMVAGKGPTFPEPLKEPEDLLLLQSKVDVNKELDYVFKAITLTRHKLEGKVPLIGFTGAPWTLMAYMIEGGGSTTQSKAKRWLYRHPEASHQLLKMLTDIIVEYLLGQVAAGAQALQVFESHAGXLGPVEFQEFSLPYLRDIARKVKDQLKESGQDVPMIVFAKDGHYGLEDLSQSHYEVVGLDWTIDPRSARERTGGKVSLQGNMDPCALYAPKERISEIVKKMLEGFGTRGYIANLGHGLYPDMDPENVGAFVEAVHTHSRHLLNLK is encoded by the exons ATGGACAAGGACGAtttaatact CCCTAAAGACTTCCCCAAGTTGAAGAATGATGCATTCCTTCTTGCATGCCGTGGCCAAGAAACCCCTCATGTGCCTGTGTGGTGTATGAGACAGGCTGGACGTTACCTACCAG AGTTCCGTGAGTCCAGAGCGGGWAAGGACTTCTTTGCAACATGTCGGTCACCTGCAGCCTGCTGTGAACTCACTCTCCAG CCATTGAGACGTTTCCCATTTGATGCTGCCATCATCTTCTCAGACATCCTGGTTATCCCACAG GCCATGGGTATGGATGTCCAGATGGTGGCAGGAAAGGGCCCTACTTTCCCAGAGCCCTTAAAGGAACCAGAGGACCTACTGCTCCTGCAGTCCAAGGTGGATGTCAACAAGGAGCTGGACTACGTCTTCAAGGCCATTACACTGACACGCCACAAACTGGAAGGCAAGGTCCCTCTC ATCGGTTTCACTGGTGCCCCG TGGACCCTGATGGCCTATATGATTGAGGGGGGAGGCTCAACAACCCAATCCAAGGCTAAGCGCTGGCTGTACCGTCACCCTGAAGCCAGCCACCAGCTGTTAAAGATGCTGACTGACATCATAGTAGAGTACCTGCTGGGACAGGTGGCTGCTGGAGCACAG GCCTTGCAGGTGTTTGAGTCCCATGCTGGCTRTCTGGGCCCAGTGGAGTTCCAGGAGTTCTCCCTGCCCTACCTCCGAGACATCGCCCGTAAGGTCAAGGACCAGCTGAAGGAGTCAGGCCAGGATGTCCCCATG ATTGTGTTTGCCAAGGACGGCCACTATGGTCTGGAGGACCTCTCTCAGTCCCACTATGAGGTTGTTGGTTTGGATTGGACCATCGACCCTCGCTCAGCACG GGAGCGAACTGGAGGAAAGGTTAGCCTCCAGGGGAACATGGACCCCTGTGCGCTATATGCCCCCAAA GAGCGTATATCAGAGATAGTGAAAAAGATGCTGGAAGGCTTTGGCACCAGAGGGTACATTGCCAACCTGGGCCACGGGCTGTACCCTGACATGGACCCGGAGAACGTGGGTGCCTTTGTAGAGGCTGTCCACACTCACTCTCGCCACCTCCTCAACCTCAAGTAA